DNA from Terriglobales bacterium:
CCCGAAGTTGAGCACCACGATGCGGTCGGAGAGATTCATGACCGCCTGCATGAGGTGCTCGATCATGAAGACCGAGACGCCGCTGTCGCGGACCCGGCGCACCAGGTCGATCATCTGGGCGATCTCGGTGGGGTTCAGGCCGGCCAGGACCTCGTCGAGCAGGAGCAGCTTGGGCCGGGCGGCGAGGGCGCGCGCGACTTCCAGGCGCTTCTTGCCGGCGATGGTGAGGGAGCGGGCGGGCGAGTGGGCGCGCTCCGCCATGCCGACCAGCTTCAGGACTTCGAGGGCGGTCTCCCGGGCGGGGCGCAGGTGCTGATACTCGCGGCCGAAGCAGGCGCCCACGGTGACGTTGTCCAGCACGGTCATGCCGTTCAGCGGCTTCACGATCTGGTGGGTGCGGGAAAGCCCGAGCTGGACCACGCGGTGAGGCGGGCTGCCGGTGATGTCGCGGCCTTCGAACCAGATGCTGCCGCCGTTCGGGGGGTACACGCCGTTCACCATGTTGAACAGCGTGGTCTTGCCGGCGCCGTTGGGGCCGATCAGGCCCAGGATCTCGCCCTGCGCAAGATGGAAGCTGACGTCGGAGACCGCCAGCAGGCCGCCGAAGCGTTTGCTGACCCCGCGGACATCGAGGAGATCACTCATTCGATCACCTCCTGCGACCGCGGCCACAGCCGGTAGAGCCAGCCGATGAGCCCGCCGGGAGCGAAGAGCACCACCACCAGCAGCAAGCCGCCGGCGATCACCAGATGGAAGTTGGAGAGACGGGGCGAGGTCAAGAGCCAGGAGCGGAGGCGCTCGTAGAGCCCGGGACCGAGGGCCGCACCCACCACCGTGCCCTGGCCGCCGAGCATCAGCATCACGATGCCCTCCAGCGAGAGCATGAACTCGAAGGCGATGGAAGGATCGATCATGCCGTTCTTGAAGAACATCAGGGTGCCGGCGACCGCCGGCAGGAAGGCGGAGACGCTGAACACGATGGCCTTGTACATGGTGGCGTTGACCCCCAGGACCACGGCGGCATCTTCGTCCTCGCGAATGGCGAACAGTCCCAGGCCGAATTTCGAGATCTTGATGCCCAGGCTCAAGATCATGGACAGCGCCATCAGCGCGATCACCAGGAAGTAGATGACCCAGAGGGCACGCACCGGGCCGCCCAGCGATTCGTAGGAGGTGAACTCGACGTACAGGCCGGTGGAGCGGCCCCAGGGATCGAAGTTGGAGACGAAGGCCTGCACCGCCTGCAACACGCCGATGGTGGCCAAAGCGAAATACGCTCCCCGCAGGCGCAGGATGGCGAGTCCCAGAAGGAAGGCAAACACACTGACAGCGGCGCCGGCAGCCAGCGCGGCCACCGCCAGGTTCCAGTTGCGGACGGTGGCCAGGTAGAGTCCGACGTAGCCTCCCAACCCGTAAAACACGATGTGGCCGAAGTTCACGTAGCCGGTATAGCCGATCATCAGGTTGAGGTTGCTGGCCAGGATGATGGCGACCGCCACCAGGATCAGGTCCTCGCGCAGGGAAATGTTGTTGCCGCGCACCGGCAGGTAGGCGAATGCGGCAGCCGTGAGCAGGACCAACCAGAAGACCAGCCGTCGCAGGATCACGCCGATGCCCTCACAAAGATCCCTTTGGGGAAGGCGAGCAGCACGACCACGAACAGACCGAACTCGATCAGCGGGACCCAGCTGACGGCGATAAACGGCGTCACCGCGCCTTCCAGGAGGCCGAGCAGGATGCCGGCCAGCAGCGCGCCCAAGGGTTTCCCCAGCCCGGCCAGCACGGTCACGACGAAGCTCTTCATCTGGTACACCGCCCCGGAGAGGATGGTGAAAGGGAACAGGGTGGAGACTAGAGCTCCGGAGGAGATCGCCAGGGCGATGCCGATACCGAAGGCGACGGTCAGCACCATGGTCGAAGAGATGCCCATCAATTCGGCGGCTTCGCGGTTGTCGGCGACCGCACGGATGGCTTTGCCCATCCGCGTGTGGTAGAGGAAAAGTTCCAGCGCCAGCGCGATCACGATGGCGGACACGGCGGCCGCGATGTGGTTGCCGGTGAAGGTATAGGCGCCCATGGTCACCCCGGGGACGCTGAAGTTCACGTTGTACGGGCTGGTGCTCCAGATGGCGGTGCCGATCCCGATGACCATCATATTCACCGCAAAGGTGGAGAGCAGACTCATCAACTGGGCCCGTCCCACCACCCAGTGCACCGACATCCAATACACCACCAGGCCGAGAATGAATCCCGCCCCGATCAACGGGAGAAGGAGAAAGTAGGCATTGGTAGGGAAAGCGGTGAACAGCACATACATCCCGAACATGCCCAGGGCGATCATGGAGCCATGGGTCAGGTTGATCACGTCCATGACACCCCAGATCAGGCTCAAGCCCATGGCGGCCAGGCCATAGACGGAGCCCACCAGGAGCCCGTCGATCATCGAGGCCAGAATACCGGACATATCTTCCCCTTCTGCTCGCGATACGGTGGCCGGGCGGTGGCGATGGCGCCCGGCTTCCGTGCCCGATCAGTAGATCGGATACTTCAGATCCGCGCTCTTGCTGGCCGCGGGCCATACCACCTGCTTCACCAGTTTGCCCGATTTGTCTTTCTGCCACTGGGCGATCACCATGGTGTGTCCCACCTGGAGGCCGTGGTCGGCGGCGGCGGCGGAGAACTTGGTGCGCCCGTAGAAGGTGGTCACGTCCATCGAGTTCAGAACCGCGGCCACCTTGTCGGAGTCGAGGCTGCCCGCCTGCTCGATGGCGTGCTGCAGGACCAGTCCGGCGGCGTATCCACCGGCTGATTCATAGCTGGCCTCGGCCTTGAACTTGGCCTCGTAATCCTTGACGAACTGGGTCACGGAGGGGCCGAACTGAGGTTTCGACATCACCTGGGGCTCCCACTGCGAAGGCACGCTCACCCCGTAGCCGGCCTCGCCCAGTTCGGTCCACTGCGGGCTGTCGGGCGCGACCAGCAGGGTGATCATCTTCAGGCTGGCCTTGCGGGCGGAGAGCTGCCGCGCCAGAGTGGAGCCGTCGGGATAATGCCCGCCGCCCATCAACACCGTCGCCTTGGAGGAGATCACCTTGTCGAGAATGGCGCTGAAGTCGGTGGTGGCCGGCGCGTAGGCTTCGCTGAAGGCCACATTCAGTCCGATCTGCTGGGCGTACGCCATGGCCGGCTTTACCACCGCTACGGAAAACGCCGCGTCCTCGTACACGAAGGCGATGGCGGCCTTCGGGTCCTTGACTTTGACCGCGTCGAGCGCGCCCTTCAGGTACTCGCCGCCGGGCGCGAACATCTGAAACAGGAGCTTGTTTCCCAGCTTATAGGTTTTCTCGTCGGCGGCGCCGGTGGTGAGCATGACCTTGCCGTTCTGTTCGGTCACGATCGACGCGTTGGTGGTGAGCCCGGAGGAGTAGGGGCTGAACAGGAAATCGGACTTGTCCTCGAGGATCAGGCGGGTGTAGAGCTGCTGGACGCGCTTGGAATTGGATTCGTCGTCATAGGTGACCAGCTTGACCTGGTAACTCTTGCCGCCGGCCTTGATACCGCCGGCAGCGTTGACCTGGTCGCGCCACAGCTCGAAGCCGCGGGATTGCTCCAGCGAATCGACGTTGAGAGCGCCAGTCTTCGACATGGTGAAGCCGATGGTGATGGTCTGCGCGAAAGCCGGCGCAGCCAGCACGACAGCCAGGGAGAGAGTGATGAGGCTCAGTCGTTTCACGGCGTGACTCCTGGTAAAGAGATTGGCATTGTAAAACCGGGGGGAAAGAACCACCTGTGATTTTCGTCACAGGGGTAGCGAAAAATGACCCACGGAGCAGAGATCAGGCGCCGGTTTGCACCACCAGCACCAGGCGCCGGGGCCCGTGCGCGCCCAGTACCAGGATCTTCTCGATGTCGGCGGTGCGGCTGGAGCCGGTGATCAGCCCGACGAAGGAGTTCTTCGCATCCAGCCCCATTTCGTGCACCCGGGCCAGGGCCGTCTCCAGGTCCGGAACGAGCTGCTCTAACCGCGCCACCACGATGTGACAGGGCGCCACGATGGAGGCGCCCCGCCCGCCGCAGGCGGAAGACACCACGATGGACCCGGTGAGCGCGACCAGCAGCTCGCATTCCGTGACGGTGGCCTCGGAGCCCTCGCTGGGCGCGCCTTCCGACGACCAGCGCTCGTTCCGGGGCACCATGAACGAGCGGCTCACGCTGCGCAGCCACGGCGAATCCTGCAGGAAAACCTCGCCCGCGGGCAGGGAATCGAGCACGCTCTCGATGGCGGCCGCGGTGGCGACCTCGTCGGTGGACAGGATCAGCTCGGTGTTGTTGGCCAGGCACTCGGCCTGGAAGCGCTCCAGCGGGTCGGTGACCGGCGCAAACACCGGCTGCGCCGGCGTCGGCGGAGGCTGATGCGCCGGTGCTTGCAGCGCATTGCGCACGCGTTCCAGAATGCGCTCGCGGCCCGCATGATCGGCGGCCGGGGAATGGGTCTCAGCGGAAGCCATCGGTCTTCCTCCACAGGCTGCGAAACGAGGTTGAGGGAAGCACCATCGGGGCCCGCCGCCTAGTCCACGCGCGCATCGGGTCGAGCGCGGTCCCGCCCAGGCCGAGCGCGTGTGCCAGGCGGATGGAGGCGCGCGCCACGCCCCCCAGGATGCGGAAGCGGCCGGCGTCCATCATCGTCCAGCGGAACAGCCGCATGGCGCGGCGCTCGGGGCCCGGATGGGTGCCGGCCCGGATGGCGTTGCGCCGGTTGTGCAGCAGGTGATGGTGCAGGTCGATCTTCACCGGGCAGACGTCAGTGCAGTTGCCGCACAACGACGATGCGTAGGACAGGTGCTGGAACTCGCTCAGCCCGCGCAAGTGCGGGGTGAGCACGCTGCCGATGGGGCCTTGATAGATGGTCCCGTAGGTGTGTCCGCCGACCGCGCGGTACACCGGGCAGGCGTTGAGGCAGGCGCCGCAGCGGATGCAATGCAGGACGTCGCGCTGCTCGGAGTCGGCCAGCAGCTGGCTGCGCCCGTTGTCCACCAGCACCACGTGGAACTCCTCCGGCCCGTCCACCTCACCCGCGCGGCGGGCGCCGGCGAGCAGGGTGTTGTAACAGGTGATGGGCTGCCCGGTGCCGGAGGTCGCCAGCACCGGCCACAGCATTGCCAGGTCCTGCAGGCGCGGGACCACCTTCTCGATCCCGGTCATCACCACGTGGATGCGGGGGATGCTGGTGCACAGCCGGCCGTTGCCCTCGTTGGTGGTGATGGCCACCATGCCGGCATCGGCGACCAGGAAGTTGGCGCCGGAGATCCCCATCTCGGCGGAGAAGAACGCCTGGCGCAGCGTGCGGCGCGCCACCGCGACCAGCTCCGGGGGATCATCGGTAGCGCCGCCGCCCAGCTTTTCTTTGAACAGGTCGCGGATCTGCCCGCGGTTCAGATGCATCGCCGGGGTGACGATGTGGTACGGCGGCTCGTTGCGCAACTGCACGATGTACTCACCGAGGTCGGTCTCGAAGACCTCCATGCCCAGCTTCTCCAGCGCCGGGGTGAGATGCACTTCCTCGGTCACCATCGACTTTGACTTGACGACCTTCTTCACCCCGCGCGCCACGGCCAGGTCGCAGACGTACCTGCGCGCTTCTTCCGAGGTCTCCGCCCAGAAAACGTGCCCGCCGCGCTCCTGAACTTTTGTCTCGAATTCCAGCAGGTAGCGGTCGAGATGATTGACCGCTTCCCACTTGATCTGCCGGCAGCGCTCGCGCGCCGCCTCCCAGTCGGTGAAGCGGGAGTGTCCGCGGGCGACCGCCGCCTCGTACTGGTCCATGTTGAAGCGGACAACCTGGCGGTGGGCCAGATCGCCGGACTTCTCGGCGGCGCGGCGGAGGAATTCCCGGGCGGCGGCGCTCATTCGGCCTCCTGCGCCAGGATGCTCGCCAGGTGCATGGTGCGGGCGCGGGCGTTGCTCCGGCGGAGCATGCCTTCGATGTGCATCAGGCAGCTTTGATCGAGCGAGGTGACGACCTCGGCGCCACTGGCTTCGATGTTCTGCGCCTTAGAGTCGCCCATGGCCGCCGAGATCATGTCGAACTTCACCGCAAAGCCGCCACCGAAGCCGCAGCACTCCTCCACGTAAGGCATTTCCACGAGTTCCAGGCCGCGGACGTGCCGCAACAGTTGCCGGGGCCCGTCTTTCAGGCGTAGCTCGCGCAGGGCATGACAGGCGTCATGGAAGGTGACTCTGTGGGGGAACCGGGCGCCGACATCCAGCTTCTTTGCCACCTTCACCAGGAACTCGGAGAACTCGAAGACGCGCTTGCCCAACTGCTCCGCCGGCTCTTGCAGGGGCGTCCCCGCCAGCAGCTCGGGGTAGAAGTTCCGCACCATGGTGGTGCAGGAACCCGACGGGCAGACCACCGCTTCCGCGCTCTCGAAGATGCGGACAAAGCGTTCCGCCAGCGGTCGCGCCTCGTCCCAGTATCCGGTGTTGAAGGCCGGCTGGCCGCAGCAGGTCTGCTGGGCAGGGAAGTCCGGCTCATACCCGAGTCGGCGCAGCACGCGCACCACGTCCACCCCGACCTGCGGAGCCAGTTGATCGATGAAACAGGGGATGAACAATGAGACCTTGGACGCCACGACGCCCCGGTTATAGTCCCGAAACGGGGCTCCGCACAAGGCGGGGGAAGGGTCGGGAACCGATGTTTTCCAGGAAGGGAAGTCGGGAGCGAGAAATGTCGCTCCCAGTCTCCATGTTCGTTGACACCTCCGGCGGGTTTAGGTAGAGTCTGCGGCCACATTCCCTTCCTGTGGGTCTCGGTGGACGAGACCACTGTGGCGACCTTCGTGCGAGGAGAAACCTATGGCTAAGAAGAAAACGTCCCGCAAGCGCGGAGTCACGCGACGCGAGTTTGTGAAGATGGCCGGTATGGCCGGCATGTCGGCAGTGGGGGTCGGCATCTTCGGGCAGGCGCCGGTGTTTGCCCAGGAACGCTCGCTCCATTTCCTGCTGTGGAAGAACTTCTCTCCGCCCGCCGACGTCGAGATCGTGCGCCAGGGGGAGGAGTGGGGCAAGCAGAGCAAGGTCAAAGTCCGGATCGAGCAGATCAACGCCAACGATATCCCGGCACGCGCGGCGGCCGCCATCGAGAGCAAGCAGGGGCCGGACATCATCCAGTTCTTCCACAACTGGCAGAACCAGTACGGCGACGCCCTGGTCGATGTGAGCGAGATCTGCACCAAGCTGGAGTCCAAGTATGGCGGTTACATCGACTACGCCAAGAGTCACGCCATGCTCAACGGGAAGTTCAACGCGGTGCCGCATACCATCGTGCCGAACATCTACGTGGTCCGCGACTCG
Protein-coding regions in this window:
- a CDS encoding LutB/LldF family L-lactate oxidation iron-sulfur protein; translated protein: MSAAAREFLRRAAEKSGDLAHRQVVRFNMDQYEAAVARGHSRFTDWEAARERCRQIKWEAVNHLDRYLLEFETKVQERGGHVFWAETSEEARRYVCDLAVARGVKKVVKSKSMVTEEVHLTPALEKLGMEVFETDLGEYIVQLRNEPPYHIVTPAMHLNRGQIRDLFKEKLGGGATDDPPELVAVARRTLRQAFFSAEMGISGANFLVADAGMVAITTNEGNGRLCTSIPRIHVVMTGIEKVVPRLQDLAMLWPVLATSGTGQPITCYNTLLAGARRAGEVDGPEEFHVVLVDNGRSQLLADSEQRDVLHCIRCGACLNACPVYRAVGGHTYGTIYQGPIGSVLTPHLRGLSEFQHLSYASSLCGNCTDVCPVKIDLHHHLLHNRRNAIRAGTHPGPERRAMRLFRWTMMDAGRFRILGGVARASIRLAHALGLGGTALDPMRAWTRRRAPMVLPSTSFRSLWRKTDGFR
- a CDS encoding branched-chain amino acid ABC transporter permease is translated as MSGILASMIDGLLVGSVYGLAAMGLSLIWGVMDVINLTHGSMIALGMFGMYVLFTAFPTNAYFLLLPLIGAGFILGLVVYWMSVHWVVGRAQLMSLLSTFAVNMMVIGIGTAIWSTSPYNVNFSVPGVTMGAYTFTGNHIAAAVSAIVIALALELFLYHTRMGKAIRAVADNREAAELMGISSTMVLTVAFGIGIALAISSGALVSTLFPFTILSGAVYQMKSFVVTVLAGLGKPLGALLAGILLGLLEGAVTPFIAVSWVPLIEFGLFVVVLLAFPKGIFVRASA
- a CDS encoding amino acid ABC transporter substrate-binding protein, with amino-acid sequence MKRLSLITLSLAVVLAAPAFAQTITIGFTMSKTGALNVDSLEQSRGFELWRDQVNAAGGIKAGGKSYQVKLVTYDDESNSKRVQQLYTRLILEDKSDFLFSPYSSGLTTNASIVTEQNGKVMLTTGAADEKTYKLGNKLLFQMFAPGGEYLKGALDAVKVKDPKAAIAFVYEDAAFSVAVVKPAMAYAQQIGLNVAFSEAYAPATTDFSAILDKVISSKATVLMGGGHYPDGSTLARQLSARKASLKMITLLVAPDSPQWTELGEAGYGVSVPSQWEPQVMSKPQFGPSVTQFVKDYEAKFKAEASYESAGGYAAGLVLQHAIEQAGSLDSDKVAAVLNSMDVTTFYGRTKFSAAAADHGLQVGHTMVIAQWQKDKSGKLVKQVVWPAASKSADLKYPIY
- a CDS encoding (Fe-S)-binding protein, with protein sequence MFIPCFIDQLAPQVGVDVVRVLRRLGYEPDFPAQQTCCGQPAFNTGYWDEARPLAERFVRIFESAEAVVCPSGSCTTMVRNFYPELLAGTPLQEPAEQLGKRVFEFSEFLVKVAKKLDVGARFPHRVTFHDACHALRELRLKDGPRQLLRHVRGLELVEMPYVEECCGFGGGFAVKFDMISAAMGDSKAQNIEASGAEVVTSLDQSCLMHIEGMLRRSNARARTMHLASILAQEAE
- a CDS encoding branched-chain amino acid ABC transporter permease yields the protein MILRRLVFWLVLLTAAAFAYLPVRGNNISLREDLILVAVAIILASNLNLMIGYTGYVNFGHIVFYGLGGYVGLYLATVRNWNLAVAALAAGAAVSVFAFLLGLAILRLRGAYFALATIGVLQAVQAFVSNFDPWGRSTGLYVEFTSYESLGGPVRALWVIYFLVIALMALSMILSLGIKISKFGLGLFAIREDEDAAVVLGVNATMYKAIVFSVSAFLPAVAGTLMFFKNGMIDPSIAFEFMLSLEGIVMLMLGGQGTVVGAALGPGLYERLRSWLLTSPRLSNFHLVIAGGLLLVVVLFAPGGLIGWLYRLWPRSQEVIE
- a CDS encoding ABC transporter ATP-binding protein, giving the protein MSDLLDVRGVSKRFGGLLAVSDVSFHLAQGEILGLIGPNGAGKTTLFNMVNGVYPPNGGSIWFEGRDITGSPPHRVVQLGLSRTHQIVKPLNGMTVLDNVTVGACFGREYQHLRPARETALEVLKLVGMAERAHSPARSLTIAGKKRLEVARALAARPKLLLLDEVLAGLNPTEIAQMIDLVRRVRDSGVSVFMIEHLMQAVMNLSDRIVVLNFG
- a CDS encoding LUD domain-containing protein, which encodes MASAETHSPAADHAGRERILERVRNALQAPAHQPPPTPAQPVFAPVTDPLERFQAECLANNTELILSTDEVATAAAIESVLDSLPAGEVFLQDSPWLRSVSRSFMVPRNERWSSEGAPSEGSEATVTECELLVALTGSIVVSSACGGRGASIVAPCHIVVARLEQLVPDLETALARVHEMGLDAKNSFVGLITGSSRTADIEKILVLGAHGPRRLVLVVQTGA